In Brassica napus cultivar Da-Ae chromosome C2, Da-Ae, whole genome shotgun sequence, the sequence CACCCGTCTCGGACATTTGTTATGTTGTCCATGTGTACAACCCTAATACTATTTCGCAAGGGTTTACCATCTGTACAGCAAGTTAAGTTATCCATGTGTATACCTATATTTCTACTCCTCACGGTCATGCAGCCCATGTGTACACATCAAACCCACAACCCCCTCCCCATCCAGCCCAGGTTTGCTGCCTACCTCTTCTTCAGCTACATAGAATGTGTTGCTGCCACTACCATAAAGCACGACATGACCATCACTGGTATCGTCCCCCTTCTTCGTATACATCAATGGAACCCCATCACCTTCTTTCATTTCCACCCCCGGGCTCGGTCACCCCATACTGGCTGCTCTCATGCCCTTTGCCAAAAACCCCCACCATCCATACTATCATCGCTCCCCTCAAGATCACTCCCGTCATACACACGCCTCTGCTCTGCAGGCTCGACCCTCTTCTTTCTCCTAAAACCTCCGAGTTTGCTGCTAGAAAACTTGCATATACCTTTGACATTGTACTTCTGTAGCAGCCTTCCTTGTTTCTCAACAACCCTATTCAGTCTGCGTACATCTTTTTGGATACCTTCCACAACTCCCAACAGAGCCTCGTACTTATCACCACCTCCGTCGCTTTTCCGGCTAAAGTACATGCTAAGCCTTCTATGCTTCATCACAGGCCCTTCCTCCTCGTTGTGTGTCAACTTCCTCACTTTCCTCTTCTCCCCACGTTCTTCTGGTGTATGGACGTACAGAGGCTCCGCGGCATTGCCGCCTCCCCACTCCCATTTCTTGAACTTGTGCCCAGACCTAACAAGCTCCACCATGTAAGTTACTTTGCGGTCAAAGATCTCACAATCAAACACACCCCATACATCCTCCCTATCCTCACCAACCTCCATCATAAGTAGCACCGTCATCTGCCAAACGAAAAGAAATCAGAAAAGACAACTAATGGACTGACATTGTACATAAGGCGAATCGTACACATGTTCATAGAAAGAACTTCGTGTACATGAATTTTATCTATACACAAATTCGAAAGTATTTTATACACGATTATGTTTGTGTTCCGTGAACTCAATAACCACTTATTTGAAATGATATATACGCACTGGTACCACCATGAAGACTGTATTCCCACTGGGTGAAGAATCAGACGAACAAACAAGGATTTTCTTTAGGGAATGCGCAGAGCAGCTTAGCCGCGAATCGATTGTACACATGTTCACACACCTTTTTTCATAGACTTAGTAAACTGTACATAAATTCAACCTTCTTACAAAGAGCCCGACAAACCTTGGGATCATGCTCCACATTTAAAACATCCGTCAGGACCAGCCCAGTGTGTGTTGGGAGCTTCTCACCAACATATCTCAGAAGCATAACCGCGTCATCGCCCCCAGATGATCAAGCAGTAACGGGATTGCTTCAAAAGCCCACAACTGTAGGGCGGGGGAATCCAACCATAAATTTACTCTCCAGCCGGAGCTTTGTGCAGAACAAGCATTCCGGATCATCACACTTCCCCAACACCTTCGGTGGTATCATTGTGCTGATTGTCAACCAAAACACCTTGCGCCCCCACTGGAAGGAGAAGAATCGATTCAGATTCTCTACAAGCTTAACATACTTAAGGGTTGGCTTCGGCATTTGTGTTTTCATAATCAGCACACCGTCCACGATGATGATCAGACATATTCTAAGCTTCTTCCTCGTTGACATTGTTTTGTCCCCCGCTACCATCCCCGCCAAGTCTTCAATAGTCAaatcaccccccccccccaaacaACTTGTCCTAGTaaacatagttttttttcttcgcCTTCGTTTGGTCATCCACCTCGTAGACCCCCCGCCAAACACTGGCCACATCTCGAACCTTTTCTTTGTAACCAACTGTCTCGAGAGCAGTCCATGTACCAGTTTCGCTGAAAACGCACACCTCCTAACTGGCAGCCTGAACAGTGTCCCAAAGCATAACCCCAACAACCTCTCCATCTCTTCGGAGCCTTCCAACACATCCCTCACCAGAATTAAGTACTCCAGTGATGAGTAACAGTTATTCCTTTTACTAGGATACCGATCGGTTGAGAAGAGACGAGCCTATAGCCTCTAATTAACAGGCCCTTCCTCCACCGGAGCCGTCCCTGGAACGATTGAACGCATTAAACAGAGTAAATCGATCTGCTTTTAGTAACCAAATAAACCTcgaaaataaccaaaatcatGACTCACCATCGTCTATGTCTTTGCCAGAGCGCTTACACTAAGTCGTCATCACCTTTACTCTCCGTTGATTACCTCCGTCGTTTCTGCCCCGTTGCTCGTCGTTGGCAAAACCATCTGGGAAAAGTAAAATTAGGTTCACAGATTGGGGGAAGTTGAAACAAATATTACAGTTTTACCTTTTTACGGGCCCAATCTCAGATAATTAACCAAACCACACTACGCCTAACGAATCCACCAATCACCTTctatttttttcgaaatttaaaATCTCGAACCAGACAAACCAGAAGAAAATGTTCTATGACAGATATGCCCACGCCTAGTTTCCCTTTATTGAGGACAAATGCGACTTTAACCAACAAAAAGTGTTCTGGTAGCAACAACTGCTCTTTCATGTAATAAAAACACAACAACTGCCTATATCTGTTATAAACTCTTAATTGTCTCCCCCTTTTCCATTTTACCCCTAATCCTAGGACACCTAAGTTAGAGATGAGCGGAGGTAGATTTGGTGTGATCTTTTTAGTACAGTTCTAAGTTCCTACTCGGATGTAGGGTTGCAACTATTTGCTTCTCCAACCACTCAGTTGCTTCTTTCTAACTTTTCAACAACAGATTTAATATCtgttttaatttaaagtttataACAGGAATATATACTTATTGACTTTTTATTACATGTGGCTTAAGTCGTGCATGCCCCTAATAAAGTGTAACCAGGCCTGGGTAGTTCAGTAAAACATCAATTTGTTCTGGTTACACTTGTTTGCGGTTTCGAATTTCGAAATGAGACACACACGATTGGTGGATTTGAAAAGGGCGGTTGTGTTTGGTTAATTTCCTTTTGTTGGGCCCGTAAAAAGGTGAAAccgtaacatttttttttccacgGTTATTTATTGAAATTTCGTTGTCGGCGGTGAGAGCAACGACGAACAACGGTAGGCGATGTCgacaaaaagaaagagatcaGGAAAAGGCGTCGTTGAAGGTGAGTGAGAACCCAGCACCGGAGGCATTTGTTAAAGTTTTCTTGTCTTAGATCCGGTCTGTAATGTGTTCTTGGTCTTAGGTACGGCGCCGTTGGTTAATGAGAGGCTACCACTTCGGCTTTTTGCAACCGACCGATACCCAAGCAACAGGGACAACTGCTATTCATCGCTGGAGTTCCTACTTCTGGTGAGGGATGTGCTTGAAGGTTCAGCGGAGATGGAAAGGTTGTTGTGTTCATGCTTCGGGTCTCTGTTCGGGTTGCCAGTGCGCAGGTGCGCGTTCTCAGCGAAGTTTGTTCATGGAATGCTTTGTAGGCAGTTGCTAACGAAGAAACGGTTCGAGACGTGGCCTGTATTTGGTGGGGGTCCGACAAGGTTTTCGCTTGCCGAGTTTAGCCATGTTACTGGCTTGGCTTGTGGGGAGTTTGAGCAGGGATACGAGGTAGATGATAAACCGAAGCCGAAGAAAGCAGATTATGTTTTCTGGGACAAGTTGTTTGGGGGTAGGCGTAACTTGAGTTTAGAAGACCTTGCAGCCTTGGTCGCTGGTGACACAACTCTGTCGCAGAGGAAGAAGTTTAGAATATGCCTGATCATCATTGTTGACGGGGTGCTGATGCCAAAAACGCAGAAGCCGAAGCCGACGTTGAAGTATGTTAAACTGGTGGAGAAGCTAGACAAATTCTTCTCCTTTCCGTGGGGGCGTGAGTCGTTTTGGTGGACGATTAGCACGATGATACCGCCTAAGAAGGTGTTGGGAAAGTGCGATGACCCAGAAGGTGATTTTTACGCCCAGTTGAGGCAGGAGACAAAATTCCTATTGGGGTTCCCCCTAGCACTGCAGCTTTGGGCGTTTGAAGCCATCCCGGTTCTACTTGAcaggcttggaggcaatgacaGCGTGACGCTTTTGAGTTATGTTGGGGACAAGCTTCCCACACATACGGGGCTGGTGCTTACTGATGTGCTTTTTGCGGAGAACAATCCTAAGGttagttgtttcttttctttgtttggGTTTTGTGTACAAGCTTATTTGTTGGGTTGAGGTTGTTTAGTTTTGGGAATGGATATTGCGTAATATATGTACATGGGGATATAGTTGATGGAGTTTTGAAGTGGGGATAAATATGGTTTTGGGTACACGTGTACACATATAATTAGCATGTACCGTTACAAAGAACTAACAAACGTTGCGGGTTTTTTTTGCAGTTGATAGTTCTCCCTATGGTGGAGGTTGACGAGGATAGAGATGATGGGTGGGGTGTTTTTGACTGCGAGATTTTGGACAGGAAAGTTGCGTACATGGTGGGCCTCTTGAAAGCAGGGCACAAGTTCCAGAAGGGGGAGTGAGGTGGCGGTGATGCCGCAGAACCGCTCTATGTCCATGACCCAGCTGCGACCGAAGTGAAAAGGAAAATCAGAAAACCAACTCATAAGGAAGAGGCGGGGGCTGTGATGAAGCAGAGAAGGCTTAGCATGTACTTTAGTCGGAAAGGCATTGAAGGAGGGGATAAGTACGAGGTTCTGTTGGGGGCTGTGGGGGAGATTAAAAAAGAGCTGGACAGACTAAACAAGGTAGTAGAGAAGCAAGGCAGGCTGCTGAAGAAATATAAGGCTAAAAGCATAGGGAAGTTTTTCCAGCAATAAGGGATTGCgtaggaggaagaagagggttgtTTATGTCGATACAGGGGCTCTTTTCGGGGGAAGCGATCAAGAGGGAACCCATAACAGCTTGGAGGAACTAGGTGACGAGCAAGGTGGTGGTAGCAGGTCTCCGGCTctcaaagaaggagatgaggtCCCACTGTTGTATACGCAGAAGGGGGACGAAACTGAACAGGCCCATGTGGTACAATTTGGGAGTGGGGTACAATTTGGGAGTGGGAGTAACACATTCTATGTAACTGAGGAAGAGGTTGGCAATGCTTACCCGGTGTCTTATGTTGAGCAGGGAAGTGATGTTGGTTCTGATATAAGCGTCCCGGGGGAGTTTGTAGACTGCGGCACTGAAGTGGTAGGTTTCTTTTGATATCTTGCTATTTACTAcatgaatattatttaataggTTTGCCAATTGTTTGGCAGGATTTTGGAGACCTAAATAGGCTGGTGGGTGTTATCACGCGGGAGGTGGCGGGTGAGGGGGCTGAGAAAGAGGGTAGGAAAGCCACTGGAGGTGGTGAGCATACGAAGGACATAGATGGATTGGTGAGTAAAACCCCCTGTACACATGGACTAAGTTGGGAAATTTGTACACGTGTGTAAGTTGATTGgggtatttttttggttttgtgtgCGCGCAGAGCATAAAAGCTGATGTAGATGCAACCCAGGGGGGAAAGCTGATGGAAGGGCCCAACGATAAGGTAAAAATGATGGATAGATTGGTGATGTATGTATTTAATATATGTCGGGAGAAATGATGACATAAAGGGTGTGTTTGTATCTCGTTATGTAGGGTGGTGAAGCGTTAACCGGTGACGAGGCAATTGGGGGCGTTAGGGGGAAGCCAAAAACTGACAGTTCAGCGGTGGAAGAGGGCGATGTAAATGTCGAAATAAGGGTAGAGGTATGTACATGTGGATTTACTTTAGTTGAATTTGGCCATGTGGACTAAAGTAGATTTAGGGCGTCCATATGTACTTATGATTTTGTGTGTTTCCCCATTTTGGCCTGTAGCGACCGCCGGGGGCAGGTGTTAAAGAAGCTAAGGATGGCAGCATGAAGGGACCAATTTTCGACGGTTTAGTGGCCGACAAGGACGGCTTAAACTGTCACAATGCTGATGAGGTATGTACATGTGGATAAGTGTCCGCATAATCCAGTTGTACACGCATGTAGCAGTACACATGTTTAGTGAGGTTGACATATTTTGCAGGATGCCACCCCAGCGGGGCAGGCAGTGGTGGAGGCTGGAAGAGTTGGTGAGAGCTGTGGTGCAGAAGGCGAGGGTACTGACATTGATGGCAGTGGAGATGAGCAAGTGATGGAGTTAAGCGACTCATCACCGTGCCAGAGGAGCGAGAAGCACAAACCACTTGAGAGGGAAGCAGAGTTGGCGGCCTTGTTGTTGGCAAAGGAGCCATTCACCATGGAAAAGCTTGTTCCAACGACTGAAGATACAGATTTTCGCTTCTTTGAGAATGTGTTGATTGGGAGCCCGAAAGTATAAGTCCATTTTTTTATGGTCTGATGTTGTTATAAGTATGTGATTTAGCCTGTTGTTAGGATGTGATTTAGGATGTGATTTAGACTGTTGTTATTGCAGGCTGCATCTAAATGCTGGCAAATTTGACTTGGACAACCAATTCTTCATAGAGCTTGCGACTTCCCAGGAATGGGTGTCCACTAAGGTAttggatttctttttttttccagttaACTTCTTTTCTGTACTTCGTTGGAAAGCTGATATTTGTACGTGTGTACACAGCATATGGAAGCTTTGGTTGAGTACGTAGCTAACAGACATGAGGACAGACTCAAAGAAAGGAGTTGCATATTTCTCCCGCCTTAGTTTGTAGCGCATTTGCAAGGGAAGACAAGGGCTTTCAATGCAGCTAAGGTCAACAGGGGGAGGGTTCTGGGCGATGGCCGGCTATtagcatttctagcaaaggAAGGTGGGAAGTGGGGAGTGGACGTTGAGACTTTGTATGCACCAATGATTTGGGATGGGAACCACTGGGTGGGACTATGCATAAGCCTCACGGATTGGCGTGTGCTGGTCCTAGACCCTAACCCAAGGCTGAAAGACATGGCAGTGGTGCGTGGTTTGTTGGAAGCTGTTTCTAAGATGGTTCCTTATTTGGTGGAGAAGGTGTGTCCAGTTCCAGAAGATGGACCGTATGGGTTGGAGCCTTTCACGGTTAAGAGAATGGGAGGTGCTTACAAGAACCGGCGTAGTGGAGATTGCGGGCCTGTGGCAGTTAAATTGATGGAGCTTCATGCTTTGGGGAACCCACATCCTAGGATGGATGGTTTGACTGACGACCTTGTGGACATAATGAGGAAGCAGTGGGCTATGGACTTATACAAGGATTGGGTTGTCCCAGTCTATGTGGGAGAGGAGATGCAGTAAAACCCAGGGTTTAAGTAGGTTTGGTGTATTTTGGCCGTAAACATTAAGCGTAGGATTTGCTTTAATTTGGTTATGATGTGTTTGTTTTAAATGGACGAGCACAGGTTTGTAGAAACGATGGATTATTTTGGGATTGTATGATATGAAGGGTTTTCTTATTTGTTAAGTGCGATATCTTGGTGATATGTGTTTGTTGCAGGTTTAACGATGTAAGGAATGTGGATAATGAATATGTATAGATGTACACATGTACAGCAAAAGTAGAGAACTATAGGTGATACCAAATAGGAATGACTAATGTTGTTGTAGTACATGTGGATACGAATAGGAGTAGGTGTACACGTGTACTGAGATGAACGTGAAGGTTAGGATTGTTGTATGTGATGTCTGCGTGATATGTGTTTGTTACCGGTTTAATGATGTAACCGGTGTACACTTGTACGGTATAGTGAACCGGTGTACATATGTACGGTATGGTAGAAAGCTAGCGGAGATAGAAATTGAATGAGTGATACATGTGGATACGATTGAAGTGGGTGTACACATGTACGATATAGTTGTTATGCATGTATATGTGTTTGGATGAACTCTGAAAGCAAATCACATGTTTTCAATGAATGTTTTTTGTTGGTGTACGAATAAGAATTGGTGTACACTTGTACGGGATAGTATATGAGAAGTTAAGAAGGTACACACGCTAAGAGGGCTTGTTTGTAGGGGAAGCTACCGGctgtacacatgtacacaccAGCTTTGGGACGTACAGGTGGATATGCAGATAAGCAACCTAAAGAACAACAGATGTTCCGAAAACCCCGATAGACAATCCAAAAAGAGACATTACATAAGTCTGTGGGTGATACAGGAGGCATTACATGTTCGATAAAGTTATTACATGTGAAAATGCTcgagaaaacaaaaaacaaaaggatGGGTGAATTCGGTATCCATGAGAGAAGACTCGTGGATATAGTATTCACCACATTCAGATTGGGAGAACACAGTTGGTCCTGTTGTGACCAGTGCCTCCACAACGTCCGCATTTGTTAGGGACAAGTTTTTTCTTCTTGGGTGCCTGCCATTAAAAGGGAGTAGAGTTTAGGGCCAGTTATAGGGTGTGTGTAACTTAAGggataaaattattttccttACAGGTATCTCGCCTGTTGAGGCGACACACTTGTCCTTTGAGCGGCCTGATGGATGACGAGTCTGAGGGGGGAGCATGGTCACAGAAGTAATTGTTTCCGGGATGGAGAAGTCTCCAATGGGAGCGTCGGGGTAGATAACCCCAGCGTATGTTTCAATCCATGTCTGTGTTTTGTAGCAATCACCAAAAAGCTGAACAAAGGGGAGACCTATGGAATCAGCAGCTAGAAGAGCATGGCCGCATGGGATTTTGAGCTTCTGGAAGACCTGGCAGGTGCAGACTTTGTTTTCTAAGGAGACAGTGTTGGGATGGCCGAAAAGACCCCTATCTTGATAGCTCAAGGTGTTGATGTTAGCTATCTTGCTGCCTTTGGTGAGCCTGATATGTTTCTGCATAACCTTCTCAACCTCTGGTGTTACAAAACCACGACACTTGGCGGATTTGGTCCTTCTAGCAGAGAACCAGCGAGTCAACATGCGTTGGATGAACATGAATAACTCAATTATGGGTGAAGACCTGGATTTAGTTAGAGCGTTGTTGAGCTGCTCTGCGGTGTTGATGGTTAGAAGGTTGTAACGATCTCCTGGGAAGTAAGTCCTAGACCACTTTGAAGTCCCGATCCCTTCAAGGTAGTTGGCACATTCCCCATTGGCCTGCCTGATTTTTGTGAAGTTGAGATCGAAATCTTTACGCCTGTAAGAGAATGCAGCCTCACACACCATCTTTGCAAGACCTTTGTTTTTGTACCGTGAGATAACGTTACGCATTAAGTGGACTATGCAAGCTCCATGATGTGCCTTTGGGAAGACTGCAAGCTTGGCTTTGATGATAGAGGAGTGGCGATCAGAGATGATGGTTAGTGAATTTGAGTCTACAATGATCCGTTCAAGTTTGGTGAGGAACCAGGTCCAGGCATGTTCTGTTTCGCCATCAACGCACTAATCGTGAGTAGTGCCCCCTTATATTTCCCGGAAAGGTGTGTCCCATCAATAATAAGAACCTTGCGTAGGCGCTGAAACCCCTGTATCGAAGCACCAAAGGCCAGGAAGCCATAGAGGAAACGTGTGTTGCCTTCAATGTCGGGCTCGGTTTCGATTGCAGTAACCGTGCCGGGGTTGGTTGCTTTAAGCCTCTCAAAATAGGAGGCGATGTTGAGGAATGAATCCTCAGCATTTCCAACAGTGTTATCCACCGCTTGCTCTTTGGCCCTGTGGCATTTCATGTAGGAAGCGTCTATGCGAAGGTCTTCCAATATCATCTGCTGAAGCTGTAGTGATTTAGGTCCGTTGGTGGGTTCGGTGTAGCGAGAGCGATATACGTGGGCAAGGACTTTGGAAGTGGCCTTCTTCCTGTATAGGTTGCGTGTGTCGATGGTGCAGGTGTGATCAAGCTGGGCCTTCTTGATGGTGTAGTAACCACAGTTGGTTAGCTCCTTCGCCAGTATGCGCCAATCGCAGGCAGTATCATGGCAACTAAGCACAAAGGAATGCCTAGTGGTTCGGGTTTGCCTGAAGTAGAACTGCTCCTTGATTGCGTAGATAGCAAGCCCAATTTGACAATCATGATTAGTTGCGTACAGTTTCCCCACAAATGGTTCCTCGGTGCTATCCTTCCAATTCAAGTCAGGAATATCCTCAGCTCGTAGGAAAGATCGTCAAAGAGTGGTGGGACGTCGAATTCCTCATCACTGATCTCTGAGAGTGGCCTGGTCTCGCGCAGCGGCGGAGTCGAAGGAGGGACttggggggaggggggggggggttgttGGAACGGGCTGGGGGTGTACGCATGGACGGCGTTGAGTGTACATGTGGAGTAGTGGACTTGTGTACACCACTGGGGGTGAAAGTAGATTGTCCATGTGGATTTTGCTGGCGTTGTACTCCGGCTGAACATGTAGCGGTCTGTTCATGTGGATACCTTCGGTGCTGTGTGGTAGTTGAGGGAACGGATTGAGGTGTGCGTGTGTCCATCGGATTAGGGTATACATGGGGGAAACTGTGATGATGTGAGGTGGGATCTTCAGGATCAGGCTTCTGGTTGGTTGGTTGCTCTGCGGTTGATGTTTCAGTGTGGGCATAGCTTCTGTGGATACTGTATGGAGCCATTTTTGGAACATCTATGCCGGCAATCACCTGTTCCGCATCAGATCCACCGAGATGTTTCGCAATCAAAGGGTCCCAAAAGTCGTGGTCATAACCGCGTGGTTGAACTTCTTCAAAATCGGGAGGAAGGGGACTGTCAGGACCGataacctcctcctcctcagctTCTGTCTGCCAACTATCGGGGATGTTGTCAGAGTCTGCTTTGAACATCTCTTCTAGCATATCGTCGCTACAAAGAACAGTTTCTTCAATAAGTGAGAAACGATGGATCTTGGAAGGAGCTGAGTGAGGGCTGTTGGTTGTGTTAGATGGCTTAGAAGGGCTGCCTCCAAATAAATCATCATCCGGGAAAAGGGAAAATCCGGGGATTTTAGACGCGGCAGTAGAAGGCGGGGAAAATCCGGATGCAGGGGGACGAGGACTGGAAAAACGGTTGAgtagagggggggggggggtttggtGATAGGCTGATTGGGAGTGTTGAATGGGAATAGATTTTCAGCAACTTGACTAGTGTTGATGGGGTCCGACTGATGGTTGAACGTGACAAACAAGTTCATGCCCTTCTGTAACTCGAAATGCCGGTAGAAGAAACAAACAGAACCATCGTGTGTGAGCATGACAGGTGGGGTTGAGATCCCCCTAGCCAGTTCTTTAGAGTTTGGAGGCCAGTAGCTTAAAGAGGCTTCTGGGCGTGTTTGGGTGTTAGGAAAGAACTCCTTCAAGACATTGTTCTGCAGTTCTACCAACGTCATGGAGGGGCTAAGCGTCACGATCCTCGACATTTGGTGTTTGTCGATGGAGAAGTTCCAGCTACCGTCGCCGGAGGTCTTCCATTCGCCGGCAATGATCATACAGTGGTCGGCCATGGTGGTTGCCTGCAACAAATTAGATAAATCTTTCTTTAGTTGGAGTTAACGTGATAAGCAGACATAGAAAAAAAGGTTAGTTAGCTAACCAAGCACGACTTGTGGTCCAGATAAGAAGATTTCCCTATCAGGAGATTGATAATGTTCTTAGTTTCTGAATTAAGAATGAGGTAAAGCTGAAGATGTTCTTAGAAACAACGACAAAAGGTTGATAGGAGATGGTGAATCTGATGCAACTAATCTCGGCCGTCCGATGTACTAGGTTTGATCTAGTAGTTGATGTTGAAAGAAAGCAATGTGTCTTGTCTAGATCTGCGAAAATAAATCTCAGCCGTAGAAAAAAATATGAGATCGACGGCTAGGGTATAATCCCGCCTaaatggccaatgggaagaagcTGGGTACTTGGGCTGTAACGAAATGGAGAATATGTTAGTTAGGAAAGACACTAGATCAGACATAAGCTGTTAGGGAAAGTGTGTCAGTATAGGAAAGTGTCTTAAGGTGTAATATAAAGTAGGGAAAGTGTTCTAGAGTgtaaatgtttctttaatttatgtgtgTTGACAATTATCTTCAGAtaatcattttcttattttttttttttttttttttgtaaaaacttaATGAGACATCATACTTTAATTTCTTCGTGTCCCACCTAAACTCACCATAGAGATTTAATAGTAGTGAGGTTGAAGTAAGCTGAAAACAAGATCTATTATATTTTGAGATTTCAGCGGAGCTCTTTCTCGGTAAATCTAGGTGTATTCGACACATGATAACAATAAAGTTAACTGCAGTAAATCTTGGGTATATAACGGAACAATCAGTgactttagaaaaataaatttaatttcacCATATTTATGATGTTAGCATCTAATATCGATTATTAAATGTAACTACTATGTGTTATCAGGCAGCTAAAGGGTTAGGTAAATATATTGGATTCAATGGTATCTCTAGCTTTATGGTATCTTAGATTCGTATGTTAGcatctaatatattttgttagatGTAAAAGCTATGGATTATCGTGCAATACTTTGATGGAAATATATTGCGCTttagtatcatatatat encodes:
- the LOC106350751 gene encoding uncharacterized protein LOC106350751 yields the protein MVCEAAFSYRRKDFDLNFTKIRQANGECANYLEGIGTSKWSRTYFPGDRYNLLTINTAEQLNNALTKSRSSPIIELFMFIQRMLTRWFSARRTKSAKCRGFVTPEVEKVMQKHIRLTKGSKIANINTLSYQDRGLFGHPNTVSLENKVCTCQVFQKLKIPCGHALLAADSIGLPFVQLFGDCYKTQTWIETYAGVIYPDAPIGDFSIPETITSVTMLPPQTRHPSGRSKDKCVASTGEIPAPKKKKLVPNKCGRCGGTGHNRTNCVLPI
- the LOC125582340 gene encoding uncharacterized protein LOC125582340; translated protein: MSTKRKRSGKGVVEGTAPLVNERLPLRLFATDRYPSNRDNCYSSLEFLLLVRDVLEGSAEMERLLCSCFGSLFGLPVRRCAFSAKFVHGMLCRQLLTKKRFETWPVFGGGPTRFSLAEFSHVTGLACGEFEQGYEVDDKPKPKKADYVFWDKLFGGRRNLSLEDLAALVAGDTTLSQRKKFRICLIIIVDGVLMPKTQKPKPTLKYVKLVEKLDKFFSFPWGRESFWWTISTMIPPKKVLGKCDDPEGDFYAQLRQETKFLLGFPLALQLWAFEAIPVLLDRLGGNDSVTLLSYVGDKLPTHTGLVLTDVLFAENNPKLIVLPMVEVDEDRDDGWGVFDCEILDRKVAYMVGLLKAGHKFQKGE